The following proteins come from a genomic window of Astatotilapia calliptera chromosome 11, fAstCal1.2, whole genome shotgun sequence:
- the LOC113032841 gene encoding uncharacterized protein LOC113032841 isoform X1, translating to MSAWSSKSSFSQLRCEVSEIYSCVFNQCICSLLQIEKEFLRITTKPLLSTFFAELDQYAPRLMEIFLTKGGTRGKKIRGLMLAISKHDNIHTRRACILKSLCIHLNEDYEKLIKEYLDTDSEAKSCMEQTVMGVYVIQKEGAEPEDDPEDVGVVIEGVEANTDLGNIAQACALLFGLIYRLNLSYPPELKCTFEVLQKILLNFDGQKLSSKVQFLKNKLMG from the exons ATGTCTGCATGGTCTTCTAAAAGCAGCTTTAGTCAGCTTAGATGTGAAGTGAGTGAAATATACAGTTGCGTTTTTAATCAATGTATTTGTTCTCTATTGCAGATTGAGAAGGAGTTTCTGCGAATCACCACAAAGCCTCTGCTATCTACTTTCTTTGCCGAGCTTGACCAATACGCGCCACGCTTAATGGAAATCTTTCTGACCAAAGGAGGGACACgtggaaagaaaataagaggTCTCATGCTTGCCATCTCCAAG caTGACAACATCCATACCAGACGAGCATGCATCTTGAAGTCTTTGTGCATCCACCTAAACGAAGACTATGAGAAGTTAATAAAGGAGTACTTG GATACGGACAGCGAAGCAAAAAGCTGCATGGAGCAAACTGTGATGGGGGTGTACGTCATCCAGAAGGAGGGTGCTGAACCTGAAGATGACCCAGAGGACGTTGGTGTCGTGATTGAGGGTGTGGAGGCTAACACTGATTTGGGTAACATTGCACAAGCATGTGCTCTGTTGTTTGGACTCATATACCGTTTGAACCTGAGCTACCCACCAGAACTTAAATGCACCTTTGAAGTCCTCCAGAAGATACTTTTAAATTTTGATGGACAAAAGCTGTCTTCAAAGGTacagtttctgaaaaacaaGCTTATGGGGTGA
- the LOC113032841 gene encoding uncharacterized protein LOC113032841 isoform X2, producing MEIFLTKGGTRGKKIRGLMLAISKHDNIHTRRACILKSLCIHLNEDYEKLIKEYLDTDSEAKSCMEQTVMGVYVIQKEGAEPEDDPEDVGVVIEGVEANTDLGNIAQACALLFGLIYRLNLSYPPELKCTFEVLQKILLNFDGQKLSSKVQFLKNKLMG from the exons ATGGAAATCTTTCTGACCAAAGGAGGGACACgtggaaagaaaataagaggTCTCATGCTTGCCATCTCCAAG caTGACAACATCCATACCAGACGAGCATGCATCTTGAAGTCTTTGTGCATCCACCTAAACGAAGACTATGAGAAGTTAATAAAGGAGTACTTG GATACGGACAGCGAAGCAAAAAGCTGCATGGAGCAAACTGTGATGGGGGTGTACGTCATCCAGAAGGAGGGTGCTGAACCTGAAGATGACCCAGAGGACGTTGGTGTCGTGATTGAGGGTGTGGAGGCTAACACTGATTTGGGTAACATTGCACAAGCATGTGCTCTGTTGTTTGGACTCATATACCGTTTGAACCTGAGCTACCCACCAGAACTTAAATGCACCTTTGAAGTCCTCCAGAAGATACTTTTAAATTTTGATGGACAAAAGCTGTCTTCAAAGGTacagtttctgaaaaacaaGCTTATGGGGTGA